Proteins co-encoded in one Lysobacter solisilvae genomic window:
- a CDS encoding TfoX/Sxy family protein, whose protein sequence is MSAVKMRNIGPKSAAWLRQVGLRTLDDLAAVGTVEAFMRVKRAGFKPGLNLLYAIEGALLDCHWQEVPEERRQELILAADAATAQLPPPRNRPAAGPVRTTITAPREPVEDDASTDPAEGFAAFDDRAGALGGDDGGSAGAED, encoded by the coding sequence ATGAGCGCGGTGAAGATGCGGAACATCGGCCCCAAGAGCGCGGCGTGGTTGCGCCAGGTGGGCCTGCGCACGCTGGACGACCTGGCCGCGGTCGGCACCGTCGAGGCCTTCATGCGCGTCAAGCGCGCCGGTTTCAAGCCAGGCCTGAACCTGCTCTACGCGATCGAAGGCGCACTGCTGGACTGCCACTGGCAGGAAGTCCCCGAGGAACGCCGCCAGGAACTGATCCTGGCCGCCGACGCCGCCACCGCGCAGCTGCCGCCACCACGCAACCGCCCCGCGGCGGGCCCGGTGCGCACCACCATCACCGCCCCGCGTGAGCCCGTGGAAGACGACGCCAGCACCGATCCGGCCGAGGGCTTTGCTGCCTTCGACGACCGCGCCGGCGCCCTGGGTGGCGATGACGGTGGTTCTGCGGGCGCCGAAGACTGA
- a CDS encoding sensor histidine kinase, protein MHSPDASAAAPRLFTWQRVRPVAIACFLVSLMMSLTWQASYAVLITRLLMVGMTALLVFGVLERWPRRLPRFVERWALQVIGVAVVIPFATAIAYALTVWGEPKPWFMDKDRMGGFSAICMLGLLIAPWMAIAALLRQIRGEAQRQALAFELERSQYERNALDARLHLLQAQVEPHFLFNTLANVRELVDSGSAQASAVLGSLIAYLRAAVPRLHEPMSTLSQELDLSRAYLEVMHMRMPDRLQFSLHADDAALALTCPPTTLLTLVENAVRHGIDPAEEGGRIDVRVRLRHGRCHAEVSDTGVGIATHGEHGLGTGLENLRERLQLAFEGDAQLRLTPLAPHGTSAEVEFPARSAPA, encoded by the coding sequence ATGCACTCTCCCGACGCATCCGCGGCTGCTCCGCGCCTGTTCACCTGGCAACGCGTGCGGCCAGTGGCGATCGCCTGCTTCCTCGTCAGTCTGATGATGTCGCTGACCTGGCAGGCCTCGTATGCGGTGCTGATCACGCGGCTGCTGATGGTCGGGATGACCGCATTGCTGGTGTTCGGCGTGCTGGAGCGCTGGCCGCGAAGGCTGCCGCGTTTCGTGGAACGCTGGGCGTTGCAGGTGATCGGCGTGGCCGTGGTCATCCCCTTCGCGACTGCGATCGCCTATGCGCTGACGGTGTGGGGCGAGCCGAAGCCGTGGTTCATGGACAAGGACCGGATGGGTGGCTTCAGCGCGATCTGCATGCTGGGCCTGCTGATCGCACCGTGGATGGCAATCGCCGCGCTGCTGCGGCAGATCCGCGGCGAGGCGCAGCGGCAGGCGCTGGCCTTCGAGCTGGAGCGCAGCCAGTACGAACGCAATGCGCTGGACGCGCGCCTGCACCTGCTGCAGGCCCAGGTCGAACCGCACTTCCTGTTCAATACGCTGGCCAATGTGCGCGAGCTGGTGGACTCCGGCTCCGCGCAGGCATCGGCGGTGCTGGGCAGCCTGATCGCCTACCTGCGCGCGGCCGTGCCGCGCCTGCACGAGCCGATGTCGACGCTGAGCCAGGAACTGGACCTGTCGCGCGCCTACCTCGAGGTGATGCACATGCGCATGCCCGACCGCCTGCAGTTCTCCCTGCACGCCGACGACGCGGCGCTGGCGCTGACCTGCCCGCCAACCACCCTGCTCACGCTGGTGGAGAACGCAGTGCGCCACGGCATCGATCCGGCGGAGGAGGGCGGCCGCATCGACGTACGCGTGCGGTTGCGCCACGGCCGCTGCCACGCCGAGGTGAGCGATACCGGCGTGGGCATCGCCACGCACGGTGAACACGGGCTGGGCACCGGGCTGGAGAACCTGCGCGAACGCCTGCAGCTGGCCTTCGAAGGCGACGCGCAACTTCGGCTGACGCCGCTGGCGCCGCACGGCACCAGCGCGGAAGTGGAATTCCCCGCCCGGAGCGCACCGGCATGA
- a CDS encoding DUF2306 domain-containing protein: protein MAGGLHAVARRLAASAELPAPEHSDANAASTASEPENAMQPSSPTADATPGLLSATPARAGRVVDAEAGNRAARTLRLVAAVWFGVAATGQLIFVAYILGLYGLSALRGDLAAWNAVMPRAYVPGATFANTVIGVHLAFAAIVVTGGIFQLVPAVRRRWPVFHRWNGRVYLSAIFLVCTAGLIMFATREIVGDPEQRVASVINVALILVFAVQALRHARARRIDIHRRWALRLFLAASAAWVFRVALMFWIVVNQGPVGFDPKTFQGPFLIFLAFAQYLLPLGVLELYFLARDRGGARVRYAMSAGLGLATLATATGIGAATMILWWPKL from the coding sequence GTGGCTGGCGGCCTCCACGCCGTCGCCCGTCGCCTGGCGGCTTCCGCTGAGCTGCCGGCGCCCGAACACTCCGACGCCAACGCCGCATCCACCGCGAGCGAGCCGGAGAACGCCATGCAGCCGTCCAGCCCCACCGCCGATGCCACCCCGGGGCTCCTGTCAGCCACGCCCGCTCGCGCGGGCCGCGTCGTCGACGCCGAAGCAGGCAACCGTGCGGCGCGAACCCTGCGCCTGGTGGCCGCCGTCTGGTTCGGCGTCGCCGCCACGGGCCAGTTGATCTTCGTCGCCTACATCCTGGGCCTGTATGGCCTGTCGGCCCTGCGCGGCGACCTGGCGGCGTGGAATGCGGTGATGCCCCGGGCGTACGTGCCCGGCGCGACGTTCGCCAACACCGTGATCGGCGTGCACCTGGCGTTCGCCGCCATCGTGGTGACCGGCGGAATCTTCCAGCTGGTGCCGGCGGTGCGCCGGCGCTGGCCGGTCTTCCATCGCTGGAACGGACGCGTGTATCTGTCGGCGATCTTCCTGGTGTGCACCGCTGGACTGATCATGTTCGCCACGCGCGAAATCGTCGGCGACCCCGAGCAGCGCGTGGCCAGCGTGATCAATGTGGCGCTGATCCTGGTGTTCGCGGTGCAGGCGCTGCGCCACGCGCGCGCGCGGCGCATCGACATCCACCGGCGCTGGGCGCTACGCCTGTTCCTGGCCGCCAGCGCCGCCTGGGTGTTCCGCGTCGCGCTGATGTTCTGGATCGTGGTCAACCAGGGGCCGGTCGGCTTCGATCCGAAGACGTTCCAGGGGCCGTTCCTGATCTTCCTCGCCTTCGCCCAGTACCTGCTGCCACTGGGCGTCCTGGAGCTGTATTTCCTTGCGCGGGACCGCGGTGGCGCGCGCGTCCGGTACGCGATGAGCGCCGGACTGGGCTTGGCGACGCTGGCCACGGCGACGGGCATCGGTGCAGCGACCATGATCCTGTGGTGGCCCAAGCTGTAG
- a CDS encoding GAF domain-containing protein — MTFQASPLSGDKPEQYAQLVDQARGLLAGERDRVANAANLSSLVAHALPALNWAGFYFFDGRELVVGPFQGQPACVRIPLDKGVCGAAASTRQTQRVADVHAFPGHIACDAASRSEVVVPLLRGEELIGVFDLDSPELDRFDEHDQRGLEALAQVFVESLA; from the coding sequence ATGACGTTCCAGGCCTCTCCGTTGTCGGGCGACAAGCCCGAGCAGTACGCACAGCTGGTCGACCAGGCGCGTGGCCTGCTGGCCGGCGAACGCGACCGCGTCGCCAATGCCGCCAACCTGTCGTCGCTGGTGGCCCACGCGCTGCCCGCGCTCAACTGGGCCGGCTTTTACTTCTTCGATGGTCGCGAACTGGTGGTCGGCCCGTTCCAGGGGCAACCCGCCTGCGTCCGCATCCCGCTGGACAAGGGCGTGTGCGGCGCGGCCGCGAGCACCCGCCAGACCCAGCGCGTGGCCGACGTGCACGCTTTCCCCGGCCACATCGCCTGCGATGCGGCCTCGCGTTCGGAAGTGGTTGTGCCGCTGCTGCGGGGAGAAGAACTGATCGGCGTGTTCGACCTGGACAGCCCCGAACTCGACCGGTTCGATGAACACGATCAGCGCGGGCTGGAAGCCCTGGCGCAGGTTTTTGTGGAATCGCTGGCATGA
- a CDS encoding LytR/AlgR family response regulator transcription factor — translation MSASRPTALIADDEPLLRRSLVRLLAQAWPELEIVAQARNGREAVERFEALQPDICLLDVHMPGLSGVEAARLIGRRAHLVFVTAYDQYALQAFEHGVLDYLVKPVELTRLADTVARLRERLGASQPAPDTDALLEQLAARLQKKVAAPEPLRWIRASVGPSLRMIAVEDIDYLRSDEKYTLIAWRGDGGKPGQALIRTPLKELVAQLDPAHFVQVHRSAVVNLRAISHVTRGANETAHVHLRSREEVLPVSRSYLHHFRQM, via the coding sequence ATGAGCGCGAGCCGGCCGACGGCACTGATCGCAGACGACGAACCCCTCCTGCGGCGCTCGCTGGTGCGCCTGCTCGCACAGGCCTGGCCGGAGCTGGAGATCGTGGCGCAGGCGCGCAACGGGCGCGAGGCGGTGGAGCGTTTCGAGGCGCTGCAGCCCGACATCTGCCTGCTGGACGTGCACATGCCGGGCCTGTCCGGCGTGGAGGCGGCGCGGCTGATCGGTCGGCGCGCGCACCTGGTATTCGTGACGGCCTACGACCAGTACGCGTTGCAGGCCTTCGAGCACGGCGTGCTCGACTACCTGGTCAAGCCGGTGGAATTGACCCGCCTGGCCGACACCGTGGCGCGGCTGCGCGAGCGGCTGGGCGCATCGCAACCGGCGCCGGATACCGATGCGCTGCTGGAGCAGCTCGCCGCGCGCCTGCAGAAGAAGGTGGCGGCGCCCGAGCCACTGCGGTGGATCCGGGCGTCGGTCGGCCCGTCGCTGCGCATGATCGCGGTCGAGGACATCGACTACCTGCGCTCCGACGAGAAGTACACGCTGATCGCGTGGCGAGGCGATGGCGGCAAGCCGGGCCAAGCCCTGATCCGCACGCCGCTGAAGGAACTCGTCGCCCAGCTCGACCCGGCGCACTTCGTGCAGGTGCACCGCAGCGCGGTGGTCAACCTGCGGGCCATCAGCCATGTCACCCGAGGCGCCAACGAGACCGCCCACGTGCACCTGCGCTCGCGCGAGGAAGTGCTGCCGGTGAGCCGCAGCTACCTGCACCATTTCAGGCAGATGTAA
- a CDS encoding alpha/beta fold hydrolase translates to MLSIARGCLLSLLFAACAGVFAPAFAADCPVTTDYARARAIVADLNRIVAPQGVQESYTTRIGGIDQWINVRGQDRDNPIILFVHGGPASPLMPTLWQFQRPIEEYFTVVNWDQRGAGKTLGEVDPESISDTIHIPRYVDDAIEVAEHIRRKFGQRKLILMGHSWGTIVGMGAALKRPDLFHAYVGIGQVINVRENERISFDYAVAQARAHGNTAALKELEAIAPYPGDQPITRERIVTARNWAQHYGGLSAYRATSDYFYDAPRLSPEYAPQDVCSVDEGNRFTLGRILPEFLAVDYTVVQAFPIPVVMFMGRHDYTTPSEPTQRWLDALQAPYKRGVWFENASHMIP, encoded by the coding sequence ATGCTGTCGATCGCCAGAGGTTGCCTGCTGTCGTTGCTGTTCGCCGCCTGCGCCGGTGTGTTCGCACCCGCCTTCGCCGCCGATTGCCCGGTCACCACCGACTATGCCCGCGCGCGCGCCATCGTGGCCGACCTCAACCGGATCGTGGCGCCCCAGGGTGTGCAGGAGTCCTACACCACGCGCATCGGCGGCATCGACCAGTGGATCAACGTGCGCGGGCAGGATCGCGACAACCCGATCATCCTGTTCGTGCATGGCGGGCCGGCCTCCCCGCTGATGCCGACGCTGTGGCAGTTCCAGCGGCCGATCGAGGAATACTTCACCGTCGTCAACTGGGACCAGCGTGGCGCCGGCAAGACGCTGGGCGAAGTCGACCCGGAGTCCATCAGCGACACCATCCACATCCCGCGCTACGTCGATGACGCCATCGAGGTCGCCGAGCACATCCGCCGGAAGTTCGGCCAGCGCAAGCTGATCCTGATGGGGCACAGCTGGGGCACCATCGTGGGAATGGGCGCGGCGCTGAAGCGGCCGGACCTGTTCCACGCCTACGTCGGCATCGGCCAGGTGATCAACGTGCGCGAGAACGAGCGGATCAGCTTCGACTACGCGGTCGCGCAGGCCCGCGCCCACGGCAACACGGCGGCACTGAAGGAACTGGAGGCCATCGCGCCTTATCCCGGCGACCAGCCGATCACCCGCGAGCGCATCGTGACCGCGCGCAACTGGGCGCAGCACTACGGTGGGCTGAGCGCATACCGGGCGACGTCGGATTATTTCTACGACGCACCGCGACTGTCGCCGGAATATGCCCCGCAGGACGTGTGCTCGGTGGACGAGGGCAACCGGTTCACGCTTGGCCGCATCCTGCCCGAATTCCTGGCGGTGGATTACACCGTCGTGCAGGCGTTCCCGATCCCGGTGGTGATGTTCATGGGCCGGCACGACTACACCACGCCGTCGGAACCCACGCAGCGCTGGCTTGACGCGCTGCAGGCACCGTACAAGCGGGGCGTGTGGTTCGAGAACGCCTCGCACATGATTCCCTAG
- a CDS encoding DUF2306 domain-containing protein, which produces MKWIHIACGILALAAGFTALFATKGSPLHRRSGTVFFAVMLVMSSTGAVLAWLKPDRGSVVAGLLTFYLVSTAWLTVKRPVDRTRGVTAALMLLAMGLAAFGFAYGIEATQSANGRVDGIPAPPLFLFGAAALLAAAMDARLLWAGRIEGAHRLARHLWRMTYAMWIATTSAFLGEAKFFPMPIRKSGLLALPVLLVTGMLLFWLVRVYWKRRRVALPRTGEALADG; this is translated from the coding sequence ATGAAATGGATCCACATCGCCTGCGGCATCCTCGCCCTCGCCGCCGGATTCACCGCCCTGTTCGCGACCAAGGGCTCGCCCCTGCACCGGCGCAGCGGGACGGTCTTCTTCGCGGTGATGCTGGTGATGTCGAGTACCGGCGCGGTGCTGGCTTGGCTCAAGCCCGACCGCGGTTCGGTCGTCGCGGGCCTGCTCACCTTCTATCTGGTCAGCACCGCCTGGTTGACCGTCAAACGGCCGGTGGACCGCACGCGCGGCGTGACCGCCGCGCTGATGCTGCTGGCGATGGGGCTGGCGGCCTTCGGCTTCGCCTACGGCATCGAGGCGACCCAGAGCGCCAACGGACGCGTCGACGGCATTCCGGCACCCCCGCTTTTCCTGTTCGGCGCCGCGGCGCTGCTGGCCGCGGCGATGGACGCGCGCCTGCTGTGGGCCGGTCGCATCGAAGGCGCCCACCGGCTGGCCCGCCACCTGTGGCGGATGACCTACGCGATGTGGATCGCCACGACGTCCGCCTTCCTCGGCGAGGCGAAATTCTTCCCGATGCCGATCCGCAAATCCGGGCTGCTCGCCCTGCCCGTGCTGCTGGTCACCGGGATGCTGCTCTTCTGGCTGGTGCGCGTGTACTGGAAGCGGCGCCGCGTCGCGCTGCCCCGCACCGGCGAGGCACTCGCGGACGGTTGA